One Mycolicibacterium fortuitum subsp. fortuitum genomic window carries:
- the eccB gene encoding type VII secretion protein EccB, producing MTAPGQDERRSFSSRTPNNENPDQVTYRRGFVTKNQVTGWRFVMRRIASGVALHDTRMLVDPLRTQSRAVLTGALILVTGLIGCFLFSLFRPGGSAGNDAVLADRSTAALYVRVGEQLHPVLNLTSARLITGKADNPTTVKTSEIDKFPRGNLLGIPGAPERMVQSTASAADWTVCDSVSGTNAGVTVIAGTLASGGERALTLTSDQAVLVHNSEGPTPGDWLLWDGKRSPIDLANRAVTDALGLGGQIPAPRPIAAGLFNAIPEAPALAAPHIADAGAPTNYTLSTPVPVGGVVAAYDADNTARYYAVLGDGLQPVSPVLASILRNTNSYGLDQAPRIGPDEVSRMPVSHAIDTTGYPNTPVTLVASSTAPVTCAQWIKPAGATESKLSILSGAALPVPDGLHTVDLVGAGSNGAANRVALTPGSGYFVQTVGAEPGSPTAGSLFWVSDTGVRYGIDTAGDAKVVEALGLTSPALPIPWSILTQFAAGPTLSRGDALTAHDALSSNANAARLEATR from the coding sequence ATGACCGCGCCGGGCCAGGACGAGCGTCGTTCCTTCTCGTCCCGTACGCCGAACAACGAGAACCCCGACCAGGTGACCTACCGGCGCGGCTTCGTCACCAAAAACCAGGTCACGGGCTGGCGATTCGTCATGCGCCGCATTGCTTCCGGAGTGGCGCTGCACGACACCCGCATGTTGGTCGACCCGCTGCGCACGCAGAGCCGGGCGGTGCTGACCGGAGCATTGATCCTCGTCACCGGTCTGATCGGTTGCTTCCTGTTCTCCCTTTTCCGGCCGGGCGGATCGGCAGGCAACGACGCGGTCCTGGCCGACCGGTCGACGGCAGCCCTGTATGTGCGCGTCGGTGAGCAGCTGCACCCCGTTCTCAACCTGACGTCGGCGCGGCTGATCACGGGCAAGGCCGACAACCCCACCACGGTCAAGACCAGTGAGATCGACAAGTTCCCGCGCGGCAACCTGCTGGGTATCCCCGGGGCGCCGGAGCGGATGGTGCAGAGCACCGCGAGCGCCGCTGACTGGACGGTGTGCGATTCGGTCTCGGGCACCAATGCCGGTGTGACGGTCATCGCCGGCACCCTCGCGTCGGGCGGCGAGCGTGCCCTGACGCTGACCTCGGATCAGGCGGTCCTGGTGCACAACAGCGAAGGCCCGACCCCGGGCGACTGGCTGCTGTGGGACGGCAAGCGCAGCCCGATCGATCTGGCCAACCGTGCCGTTACCGACGCGCTGGGTCTCGGCGGGCAGATCCCTGCGCCGCGACCCATCGCGGCAGGCCTGTTCAACGCCATTCCCGAGGCCCCCGCGCTCGCGGCGCCGCACATCGCCGACGCGGGTGCGCCGACGAACTACACGCTGTCGACGCCGGTACCTGTCGGCGGAGTGGTGGCGGCCTACGACGCCGACAACACCGCCCGCTACTACGCGGTGCTGGGTGATGGGCTGCAGCCCGTCTCCCCGGTGCTGGCCTCGATCCTGCGCAACACCAACTCCTATGGCCTCGACCAGGCGCCGCGGATCGGCCCCGACGAGGTGTCGCGCATGCCCGTCTCGCACGCGATCGATACCACCGGATACCCGAACACACCGGTCACGCTGGTCGCATCGTCGACCGCGCCGGTGACCTGCGCCCAGTGGATCAAGCCGGCGGGGGCCACCGAGAGCAAGCTGTCGATCCTGTCCGGAGCCGCATTGCCGGTGCCGGACGGGCTGCACACCGTCGACCTGGTCGGTGCGGGCAGCAACGGCGCCGCCAACCGCGTCGCGCTGACCCCGGGCAGTGGCTACTTCGTCCAGACCGTCGGAGCCGAGCCCGGCTCGCCGACCGCAGGCTCGTTGTTCTGGGTCAGCGACACCGGCGTCCGCTACGGCATCGACACCGCCGGTGACGCCAAAGTGGTTGAGGCGCTTGGCCTCACCTCGCCGGCCCTGCCCATTCCTTGGTCGATCCTGACGCAGTTCGCTGCCGGCCCGACCCTGTCCCGTGGCGACGCCCTGACCGCACACGATGCGCTGTCGTCCAATGCAAATGCTGCGCGCCTGGAGGCAACGCGATGA
- a CDS encoding oxygenase MpaB family protein — MTVSEPIPHVERAMNDPSRPGAALKRRRRGASFEDGLMGVALLAGPANVIMQLANPGVGYGVVESRVESGRTDLHPIKRARTTFTYLAVATRGSDAQKAAYRRAVNKAHAQVYSTEDSPVKYNAFDKNLQLWVAACLYKGGVDVFRMFIGELDDETADQHYRDSVTMGTTLQVPEEMWPADRAAFDRYWEESLEKLHIDDTVRSYLYPIAAGRPKNPKLPRFVQRRLDAVALLITTGFLPQRFRDEMRLPWDAKSQKRFDQLIAVLRTINDLLPSFLRQFPFNLLLKDLDWRIRTGRPLV; from the coding sequence ATGACGGTCAGCGAACCGATCCCGCACGTCGAACGGGCGATGAACGATCCGTCGCGTCCGGGGGCCGCGCTCAAGCGCCGCAGGCGGGGAGCCAGCTTCGAGGACGGCTTGATGGGTGTCGCTCTGCTGGCCGGACCGGCCAACGTGATCATGCAGCTGGCCAATCCGGGCGTCGGGTACGGCGTGGTCGAGAGCCGGGTCGAAAGCGGCCGCACCGACCTGCATCCGATCAAGCGGGCCAGGACCACCTTCACCTACCTCGCCGTCGCCACTCGGGGGAGCGACGCGCAGAAGGCCGCCTACCGGCGTGCGGTCAACAAGGCGCACGCACAGGTGTATTCCACCGAGGACAGCCCGGTGAAATACAACGCGTTCGACAAGAACCTGCAGTTGTGGGTCGCCGCGTGCCTTTACAAGGGCGGCGTCGACGTGTTCCGCATGTTCATCGGCGAGTTGGACGACGAGACCGCCGATCAGCACTACCGCGACAGCGTCACGATGGGCACCACATTGCAGGTGCCCGAGGAGATGTGGCCGGCGGACCGGGCGGCGTTCGACCGCTACTGGGAAGAGTCGCTCGAGAAGCTGCACATCGACGACACCGTGCGCAGCTACCTGTACCCGATCGCCGCAGGCAGACCCAAGAACCCGAAGCTGCCCCGGTTCGTGCAGCGCCGTCTCGATGCGGTCGCGCTGCTGATCACCACGGGGTTCCTGCCGCAGCGGTTCCGCGATGAGATGCGGTTGCCGTGGGATGCCAAGAGCCAGAAGCGGTTCGACCAGCTGATCGCCGTGCTGCGCACCATCAACGACCTGCTGCCCTCGTTCCTGCGTCAGTTCCCGTTCAACCTGCTGCTCAAGGACCTCGACTGGCGAATCCGCACCGGTCGTCCACTGGTGTAG
- a CDS encoding type VII secretion protein EccC, whose product MSRLIFEHQRRLTPPTTRKGTITIEPPPQLERIVPPSLLRRVLPYLIVILIVGMIVALFATGMKMISPTMLFFPFVLLLAATALYRGGGNKMRTEEIDAERADYLRYLSVVRDNVRAHAAEQRAALEWSHPEPEVLATVPGTRRQWERDPRDRDFLVLRAGLHDVPLDAALKVKDTADEIDLEPVSHSTLRGLLDVQRTVRDAPTGIDVTKLARITVIGEADEVRGALRAWIAQAVTWHDPTMLGVALASPDVDSDAWSWLKWLPHVDIPSQADGVGPARYLTTGVTELRGHLDSALAGRPAFPAEADQVLKHLLVVLDDPESDPDDIARKPGLTGVTVIHRSDKLPNREQYPDPERPILRVIEGRIERWQSSGWQPYVGHADAMSAAEAAHIARRLSRWDSNPGYVRSTATSGATFSTLLDIPDASALDVASLWAPRNRDDELRVPIGVTATGEPLYFDLKDEAEGGMGPHGLMIGMTGSGKSQTLMSILLSLLTTHSADRLIVIYADFKGEAGADIFRNFPQVVAVISNMAEKRSLADRFADTLRGEVARREQMLKEAGRRVQGSAFNSVTEYEAAIAAGHDLPPMPTLFVVADEFTLMLAEHPEYADLFDYVARKGRSFRIHILFASQTLDVGRIKDIDKNTSYRIGLKVASPSISRQIIGVEDAYHIESGREHKGEGFLVPAPGAVPIKFRSTYVDGIYDPPRAEKSIVVRALPQPQLFTASRVEPEPDTVIVTNEPEIDIAPPRKLIATIGDQLAAYGPQAPKLWLPPLDDAIALDDVLARTDIEPGQLRWPLGEIDKPFEMRRDALVFDANSSAANMLIHGGPRSGKSTALQTFVLSAAALHSPSEVSFYVLDYGGGQLAGLADLAHVGSVATPLEPERIRRTFGELEQLLQARQRQGAVSRVGSYSDGYGEVFLVIDNLYAFSRDNTDTFNTRNPLLAKVTELANTGLAYGIHVVITTPNWLEVPLAMRDGLGLRLELKLHDSHDSIVRVVGALRRPAESVPADQPGRGLTMAAEHFLFAEPQLTDIGVINARYPGQSAPPVRLLPTALAPAALAPLYPAPEQVVIGQREEDLAPVVIDFKQNPLLAVFGDTKSGKTTLLRHIIRTIRENSRPDEVAFTVIDRRLHLVEEPLFPDNEYTANIDRVLPAMLGLSALIEKRRPPAGLSPQELSAWNQRSGHDGHIHYLIIDDVDQIPDGPAVSGPFAGQRPWTNIVGLLAEATDLGLRVIVTARATGSAHAVMTAPLLRRLNDLQATTLMLSGNPADSGKLRGHRFARFPAGRGMLLGDSDSPEFVQLVNPLIDDTALSVNNGRKEF is encoded by the coding sequence ATGAGTAGGTTGATCTTCGAGCACCAGCGTCGGCTGACCCCGCCGACCACGCGCAAGGGCACCATCACGATTGAGCCGCCGCCCCAGTTGGAGCGCATCGTGCCGCCGTCGTTGCTGCGCCGGGTGCTGCCGTACCTGATCGTCATCCTGATCGTCGGCATGATCGTGGCGTTGTTCGCCACCGGCATGAAGATGATCTCGCCGACCATGCTGTTCTTCCCGTTCGTGCTGCTTCTGGCCGCCACCGCGCTGTACCGCGGCGGCGGCAACAAGATGCGCACCGAGGAGATCGACGCCGAACGCGCCGACTACCTGCGCTACCTGTCGGTGGTGCGCGACAACGTCCGTGCGCACGCCGCCGAGCAGCGGGCGGCCCTGGAGTGGTCGCACCCGGAGCCCGAGGTGCTGGCCACCGTGCCGGGTACCCGCAGGCAGTGGGAACGCGACCCGCGCGACCGCGACTTCCTGGTGCTGCGCGCCGGGCTGCACGACGTGCCGCTGGATGCCGCACTGAAGGTCAAGGACACCGCCGACGAGATCGATCTGGAACCGGTGTCGCACAGCACTCTTCGCGGCCTGCTCGACGTGCAGCGCACCGTGCGTGACGCCCCGACCGGCATCGATGTCACCAAGCTGGCCCGGATCACCGTGATCGGTGAGGCCGACGAGGTCCGCGGCGCGCTGCGGGCCTGGATCGCGCAGGCCGTGACCTGGCACGACCCGACCATGCTCGGCGTGGCCCTGGCCTCTCCCGACGTCGACTCCGACGCCTGGTCATGGCTGAAATGGCTTCCGCACGTGGACATTCCGTCGCAGGCCGACGGTGTCGGCCCGGCTCGGTACCTGACCACCGGCGTCACCGAGCTGCGTGGACACCTCGATTCCGCGCTGGCCGGCCGGCCCGCGTTCCCGGCCGAGGCGGACCAGGTTCTCAAGCATCTCCTGGTGGTCCTCGACGACCCCGAGTCCGACCCCGACGACATCGCGCGCAAGCCCGGTCTGACCGGGGTGACCGTGATCCACCGCAGCGACAAGCTGCCCAACCGCGAGCAGTACCCCGACCCCGAGCGGCCCATCCTGCGGGTCATCGAGGGCCGGATCGAGCGTTGGCAGAGCAGCGGTTGGCAGCCCTACGTCGGTCACGCTGACGCGATGTCGGCCGCCGAGGCCGCCCACATCGCGCGTCGGCTGTCCCGCTGGGACTCCAACCCCGGCTACGTCCGGTCCACGGCCACCAGTGGTGCCACCTTCAGCACGCTGCTGGACATCCCGGATGCCTCCGCCCTGGACGTGGCCAGCCTGTGGGCCCCGCGTAACCGCGACGACGAGCTGCGGGTGCCGATCGGCGTCACCGCAACCGGTGAGCCGCTGTACTTCGACCTCAAGGACGAGGCCGAGGGCGGTATGGGTCCGCACGGCCTGATGATCGGTATGACGGGTTCGGGTAAGTCCCAAACCCTGATGTCGATCCTGTTGTCGCTGTTGACCACTCACTCCGCCGACCGGCTCATCGTGATCTACGCCGACTTCAAGGGCGAGGCCGGAGCCGACATCTTCCGCAACTTCCCCCAGGTCGTCGCGGTCATCTCGAACATGGCCGAGAAGCGGTCGCTGGCCGACCGGTTCGCCGACACCCTGCGCGGTGAGGTGGCCCGCCGCGAGCAGATGCTCAAGGAAGCCGGCCGCCGGGTGCAGGGCAGCGCGTTCAACTCGGTCACCGAGTACGAGGCCGCCATCGCCGCCGGGCACGATCTCCCCCCGATGCCGACGCTGTTCGTGGTCGCCGACGAGTTCACCCTCATGCTCGCCGAACATCCCGAGTACGCCGACCTGTTCGACTACGTCGCACGCAAGGGCCGCTCGTTCCGGATCCACATCCTGTTCGCGTCGCAAACCCTCGACGTGGGCCGCATCAAGGACATCGACAAGAACACGTCGTACCGGATCGGCCTGAAAGTGGCCAGCCCCAGCATCTCCCGGCAGATCATCGGGGTCGAGGACGCCTATCACATCGAATCGGGTCGCGAGCACAAGGGCGAGGGCTTCCTGGTACCTGCCCCGGGTGCGGTGCCGATCAAGTTCCGCAGCACCTACGTCGACGGCATCTACGACCCGCCGCGCGCGGAGAAGTCGATCGTGGTGCGGGCCCTGCCTCAGCCGCAGCTGTTCACCGCGTCGCGGGTGGAGCCCGAGCCTGACACGGTGATCGTCACGAACGAGCCTGAGATCGACATCGCGCCGCCGCGCAAGCTGATCGCCACCATCGGCGACCAGCTGGCGGCCTACGGCCCGCAGGCACCCAAGTTGTGGCTGCCGCCGCTGGACGATGCGATAGCGCTGGACGACGTGCTGGCCCGCACCGACATCGAACCCGGCCAACTGCGTTGGCCGCTGGGCGAGATCGACAAGCCGTTCGAGATGCGCCGGGATGCGCTGGTGTTCGACGCCAACTCGTCGGCAGCCAACATGCTGATCCACGGTGGCCCACGCTCGGGCAAGTCGACCGCACTGCAGACGTTCGTCCTGTCGGCCGCGGCACTGCACTCGCCCAGCGAGGTGAGCTTCTACGTACTGGATTACGGCGGCGGACAACTGGCCGGCCTGGCCGATCTGGCCCACGTCGGCAGCGTGGCCACGCCGCTGGAGCCCGAGCGCATCCGCCGCACCTTCGGCGAGCTCGAGCAGCTGCTGCAGGCCCGTCAACGGCAGGGCGCGGTGAGCCGGGTGGGCAGCTATTCCGACGGCTATGGCGAAGTCTTTTTGGTCATCGACAACCTCTACGCGTTCAGCCGCGACAACACCGACACCTTCAACACCCGTAACCCGCTGCTGGCCAAGGTGACCGAGCTGGCCAACACCGGCCTGGCGTACGGCATCCACGTCGTGATCACCACGCCGAACTGGCTGGAGGTGCCGCTGGCGATGCGCGACGGGCTGGGCCTGCGCCTGGAGCTCAAGCTGCACGATAGCCACGACAGCATCGTGCGGGTGGTCGGTGCGCTGCGCCGCCCGGCCGAATCGGTGCCTGCCGATCAGCCGGGCCGGGGCCTGACCATGGCCGCCGAGCACTTCCTGTTCGCCGAGCCGCAACTGACCGACATCGGCGTCATCAACGCCCGCTACCCGGGGCAGAGCGCACCCCCGGTGCGGTTGCTGCCCACCGCGTTGGCCCCCGCCGCGCTGGCGCCGCTGTACCCCGCGCCCGAGCAGGTGGTCATCGGCCAGCGCGAAGAGGACCTGGCGCCGGTGGTCATCGACTTCAAGCAGAACCCGCTGCTGGCAGTGTTCGGCGATACGAAGTCGGGCAAGACGACGCTGCTGCGGCACATCATCCGGACCATCCGGGAGAACTCCCGGCCGGACGAAGTGGCATTCACCGTCATCGACCGGCGGCTGCACCTGGTGGAGGAGCCGTTGTTCCCGGACAACGAGTACACCGCCAACATCGACCGGGTGCTGCCGGCCATGCTGGGCCTGTCGGCACTGATCGAGAAGCGCCGTCCGCCTGCCGGTCTGAGCCCGCAGGAACTCAGCGCGTGGAATCAGCGGTCGGGACACGACGGCCACATCCACTACCTGATCATCGACGATGTCGACCAGATCCCCGACGGTCCCGCGGTCAGCGGTCCGTTCGCCGGGCAGCGGCCGTGGACCAACATCGTCGGACTGTTGGCCGAGGCAACCGATCTCGGCCTGCGCGTCATCGTCACGGCCCGGGCCACCGGCTCGGCGCATGCCGTGATGACCGCGCCGCTGCTCCGTCGCCTCAACGACCTGCAGGCGACCACGCTGATGCTGTCGGGCAATCCCGCCGACAGCGGCAAGCTCCGCGGGCACCGGTTCGCCCGGTTCCCCGCGGGACGCGGCATGTTGCTCGGCGACAGCGACTCGCCCGAGTTCGTCCAGCTCGTCAACCCACTCATCGATGACACGGCACTTTCCGTGAACAACGGGAGAAAGGAATTCTGA
- a CDS encoding PE family protein — translation MTLRVVPEGLTAASAAVEALTARLAAAHAAAAPLVSAVIPPAADAVSLQTATGFSAHGAQHSAMAAQGVEELGRSGVGVGESGASYMTGDAMAASSYMIARGI, via the coding sequence ATGACATTGCGGGTAGTTCCAGAAGGATTGACCGCCGCCAGCGCGGCCGTCGAGGCGCTCACCGCGCGCCTGGCCGCTGCGCACGCAGCTGCCGCACCCCTGGTCTCGGCGGTGATTCCGCCTGCGGCCGACGCAGTTTCGCTGCAGACCGCGACCGGCTTCAGCGCTCACGGTGCACAGCACTCGGCGATGGCCGCCCAGGGTGTCGAGGAGCTCGGTCGTTCGGGTGTCGGCGTCGGTGAGTCCGGTGCCAGCTACATGACCGGCGACGCGATGGCGGCTTCGTCCTACATGATTGCGCGCGGCATCTGA
- a CDS encoding helix-turn-helix transcriptional regulator translates to MAGPVLLRPSPPLAAHVQFFGYWDNTQTAMHRSRALPRGAATVVIDLSSRDRVDFYAADATTRLDVGAAFIAGAGVTSYVTHVDPSQAVLTIHFRPGGAAAFVPAPQGDLEDRCVNLDMIWGRDAPILRARLVDAGSVRERVAVVEEFLLARMRSRDPAVEAVLDAAELRPSLRVADACALSGMSARRLIASFRAEVGLTPKAYLRVRRFQAAMRRLDTGGAGGARIAAELGYFDQAHFVREFRSFTAMTPTQYVERRTWLPSHVGITPRPSDKNIQSPDAAGRA, encoded by the coding sequence GTGGCCGGCCCGGTATTGCTCCGGCCGAGCCCACCGCTGGCAGCCCACGTCCAGTTCTTCGGGTACTGGGACAACACGCAGACCGCCATGCATCGCAGCCGGGCGCTCCCGCGCGGTGCCGCCACCGTCGTCATCGACCTGAGCTCGCGCGACCGGGTCGATTTCTACGCTGCCGACGCGACCACGCGCCTCGACGTCGGCGCCGCCTTCATCGCCGGAGCCGGGGTCACCTCATATGTCACCCACGTCGATCCGTCGCAGGCGGTGCTGACCATCCACTTCCGTCCCGGCGGTGCGGCGGCATTCGTGCCGGCACCACAGGGCGACCTGGAGGACCGCTGCGTGAACCTGGACATGATCTGGGGTCGCGACGCACCGATCCTGCGGGCACGGCTCGTCGACGCGGGATCGGTCCGGGAAAGGGTCGCTGTCGTCGAGGAGTTCTTGTTGGCGCGCATGCGATCCCGCGATCCTGCGGTCGAAGCGGTGCTGGACGCGGCCGAACTTCGCCCCTCGCTTCGCGTCGCCGACGCTTGCGCGCTGAGCGGGATGTCGGCCCGCCGTCTCATCGCTTCGTTCCGGGCGGAGGTGGGCCTGACCCCCAAGGCGTACCTGCGCGTGCGACGCTTCCAGGCGGCGATGAGACGACTGGACACCGGTGGCGCCGGCGGTGCGCGGATCGCCGCCGAACTCGGCTACTTCGACCAGGCGCACTTCGTCCGAGAGTTCCGCTCGTTCACCGCGATGACGCCCACGCAATACGTAGAGCGCCGTACCTGGTTGCCGAGTCATGTCGGGATAACGCCGCGGCCCAGCGACAAAAATATCCAATCCCCCGATGCCGCCGGCCGTGCATGA
- the eccA gene encoding type VII secretion AAA-ATPase EccA yields MISRFATCCRALGLTVNDRQRPADLTAARSGFAGLARIAHDHCDAWTGLAAAGDVSGAVIDAVWRTRSSAGLLQREIDLATGDLGFTYDTGLYLQFRASEVDDFQLAYAARRAAEGQLAEADALVGELLARRPGWLNATWLRVAISHRAQRWNDVVRLLTPVVTDPSLDEITSHAARITLGIALARLGMLAPALSYLEEPSGPIAVAALDGALAKALTLRAQGEDEDAAEVLQDLFAAHPENKQVEEALSDPTFGLLITTAARIEARTDPWDPETEPSESEFVDPGAKERKAHLLVEAEAELAEFIGLEEVKFQVARLKSSVAMSIRRQERGLAVAQRTNHLVFAGPPGTGKTTIARVVAKIYCGLGLLKKETVREVHRADLIGQHIGETEAKTNAIIDSALDGVLFLDEAYALVSTGAKNDFGLVAIDTLLARMENDRDRLVVIVAGYRKDLDMFLDTNEGLRSRFTRSIDFPSYSSSELVEIAERMAEKRDSTFEKAAHDEMERLFGYLAEATTPDANGVPRRSLDIAGNGRFVRNLVERSEEEREYRLDHSDNDDFTDEEMMTITAGDVNNSAGPLLRGLGLTVPA; encoded by the coding sequence GTGATCAGCCGCTTCGCCACATGTTGTCGTGCGTTGGGCTTGACGGTGAACGACCGGCAGCGGCCGGCCGATCTCACCGCGGCCCGGTCCGGCTTTGCTGGACTGGCACGCATCGCGCATGACCACTGTGACGCCTGGACCGGCCTGGCCGCCGCGGGCGACGTGTCCGGTGCGGTCATCGACGCGGTGTGGCGTACCCGGTCCAGTGCCGGTCTGCTGCAGCGTGAGATCGACCTGGCCACAGGTGACCTCGGTTTCACTTATGACACCGGCCTCTACCTGCAGTTCCGCGCCAGCGAGGTGGACGACTTCCAACTCGCCTACGCCGCGCGTCGTGCCGCCGAGGGCCAGCTGGCCGAGGCCGACGCGCTGGTGGGTGAGCTGCTGGCCCGCCGGCCGGGGTGGCTCAACGCCACGTGGCTGCGCGTGGCCATCAGCCATCGCGCTCAGCGCTGGAACGACGTGGTGCGCCTGCTGACCCCGGTGGTCACCGATCCCTCGCTCGACGAGATCACCTCGCACGCGGCACGGATCACGCTCGGTATCGCGCTGGCCCGGCTCGGCATGCTGGCGCCCGCACTGTCATACCTGGAGGAGCCGTCCGGCCCGATCGCCGTGGCCGCCCTCGACGGCGCGCTCGCCAAGGCCCTGACCCTGCGCGCTCAGGGCGAGGATGAGGACGCGGCCGAGGTGCTGCAGGACCTCTTCGCCGCCCATCCGGAGAACAAGCAGGTCGAAGAGGCCCTGTCGGACCCGACCTTCGGGCTGCTGATCACCACTGCCGCCCGCATCGAAGCCCGCACCGACCCGTGGGATCCGGAGACGGAACCGTCGGAGTCGGAGTTCGTCGACCCGGGCGCCAAGGAGCGCAAGGCGCACCTGCTCGTCGAGGCCGAAGCCGAACTCGCCGAGTTCATCGGCCTGGAAGAAGTGAAGTTCCAGGTGGCCCGTCTCAAGAGCTCGGTCGCCATGTCGATCCGGCGTCAGGAACGCGGTCTGGCCGTGGCGCAGCGCACCAACCACCTGGTGTTCGCCGGTCCGCCCGGAACGGGTAAGACCACCATCGCCCGTGTCGTCGCCAAGATCTACTGCGGCCTGGGACTTCTCAAGAAGGAGACGGTCCGCGAGGTGCACCGCGCCGACCTGATCGGTCAGCACATCGGTGAGACCGAGGCCAAGACCAACGCCATCATCGACAGCGCGCTGGACGGCGTGCTGTTCCTCGATGAGGCCTACGCGCTGGTGTCCACGGGCGCCAAGAACGACTTCGGTCTGGTGGCCATCGACACCCTGCTGGCCCGCATGGAGAACGACCGCGACCGCCTCGTCGTGATCGTCGCGGGCTACCGCAAGGACCTCGACATGTTCCTCGACACCAACGAGGGTCTGCGTTCCCGTTTCACCCGCAGTATCGACTTCCCGTCGTACTCGTCGTCCGAACTCGTCGAGATCGCCGAGCGGATGGCCGAAAAGCGTGACAGCACGTTCGAGAAGGCCGCCCACGACGAGATGGAGCGCCTGTTCGGTTACCTGGCGGAGGCCACCACCCCCGACGCCAACGGCGTGCCGCGACGCAGCCTGGACATCGCCGGTAACGGCCGCTTCGTCCGCAACCTGGTCGAGCGCTCTGAGGAGGAGCGCGAATACCGCCTCGATCATTCCGACAACGACGACTTCACCGACGAGGAGATGATGACGATCACCGCCGGTGACGTGAACAATTCGGCCGGCCCGCTGCTGCGCGGCCTGGGCCTGACGGTGCCCGCATGA
- a CDS encoding class I SAM-dependent methyltransferase: protein MSTGRTDTDNWDITTSVGSTALFVAASRALEARKDEPLAVDKYAEVFCRAVGGDWTVAVEGTDPDHPLQTDFGKDFVNFQGARTKYFDEYFARAIEAGVKQVVLLAAGLDSRAYRLPWADGTVVYELDQPRVLEFKRETLDRRGEAPTAQRREVPVDLREDWPRALLEKGFDPSRPSAWIAEGLLIYLPATAQEQLFAGIDALAAPGSFVGIEEAVPMPDEAFEAKRAEALASGEENAFFTLVYNQQHAPAETWFGEHGWDAVATPLHQLLAAVGRPVPGPDSEAGLMTGTITLVSATKR from the coding sequence GTGAGCACCGGACGAACAGACACAGACAACTGGGACATCACCACGAGCGTAGGTTCGACAGCGTTATTCGTCGCCGCGTCAAGGGCATTGGAGGCTCGCAAGGACGAGCCACTTGCGGTGGACAAGTATGCCGAGGTGTTCTGCCGCGCTGTCGGCGGTGACTGGACGGTCGCAGTCGAGGGCACCGATCCCGACCACCCGCTGCAGACTGATTTCGGCAAGGACTTCGTCAACTTCCAGGGCGCCCGGACCAAGTACTTCGACGAGTACTTCGCCCGGGCCATCGAGGCCGGCGTCAAACAGGTTGTCCTCCTGGCGGCGGGTCTGGACTCTCGGGCCTACCGACTGCCGTGGGCCGACGGCACCGTCGTCTACGAGCTGGATCAGCCGCGAGTGCTCGAGTTCAAGCGCGAGACCCTGGACCGGCGCGGGGAGGCGCCGACGGCCCAGCGACGCGAGGTCCCGGTCGACCTACGCGAGGACTGGCCGCGCGCCCTGCTGGAGAAGGGCTTCGATCCGTCGCGTCCCTCGGCCTGGATCGCCGAGGGGTTGTTGATCTACCTGCCCGCCACAGCACAGGAACAGTTGTTTGCTGGAATCGACGCGTTGGCGGCGCCGGGCAGTTTTGTCGGCATCGAGGAAGCCGTTCCGATGCCCGACGAGGCGTTCGAGGCCAAGCGTGCCGAGGCCCTGGCATCCGGCGAGGAGAATGCGTTCTTCACCCTGGTCTACAACCAGCAGCACGCCCCGGCTGAAACATGGTTCGGCGAGCATGGCTGGGATGCCGTGGCGACGCCGTTACATCAGCTCCTGGCCGCCGTGGGACGCCCTGTGCCCGGTCCGGACTCAGAAGCAGGCCTGATGACGGGAACTATCACCTTGGTCTCCGCGACAAAAAGGTGA
- a CDS encoding TetR/AcrR family transcriptional regulator: protein MKQVRPYRGIEAADRLAQRRSQLLEAGLDLLGAEDGEVTVRAVCRSAGLAARYFYESFADKDDFIGAVYDWVITDIATSTQAAVDAVPLADQTAAGMANVVHLIAKDPRIGRLLFSVKLSNEVLARKRAESTALFATLLGQHAGGALKLAENDHLKATSHFAVGGVTQTISAWLSGEITHTPDQLIDQLRSMLDALAGMQQPGN from the coding sequence GTGAAGCAGGTCCGCCCCTACCGTGGCATCGAGGCTGCCGATCGCCTCGCGCAACGGCGCAGCCAGCTGCTGGAGGCCGGGCTGGATCTCCTGGGCGCCGAGGACGGCGAGGTCACGGTGCGCGCGGTGTGCCGCAGCGCCGGCCTGGCCGCGCGGTATTTCTACGAGAGCTTCGCCGACAAGGACGACTTCATCGGCGCGGTCTACGACTGGGTGATCACCGACATCGCGACCTCGACGCAGGCCGCCGTCGACGCCGTCCCGCTCGCCGACCAGACCGCCGCCGGCATGGCCAACGTCGTCCACCTGATCGCCAAAGACCCGCGGATCGGCCGGCTGCTGTTCAGCGTCAAACTGTCCAACGAGGTACTGGCCCGCAAGCGGGCCGAGTCCACCGCACTGTTCGCCACCCTGCTCGGCCAGCATGCCGGTGGCGCCCTGAAGCTGGCCGAGAACGACCACCTCAAGGCCACCTCGCATTTCGCCGTCGGCGGGGTGACGCAGACGATCAGTGCCTGGCTGTCCGGCGAGATCACCCACACCCCCGATCAGCTGATCGACCAGCTGCGCTCGATGCTGGACGCGCTGGCCGGCATGCAGCAGCCCGGGAACTGA